A single genomic interval of Vicia villosa cultivar HV-30 ecotype Madison, WI unplaced genomic scaffold, Vvil1.0 ctg.000060F_1_1, whole genome shotgun sequence harbors:
- the LOC131623253 gene encoding inorganic pyrophosphatase 2-like — MSNIVIVFDFDKTIIDCDSDNWLIDELGFTDLFNHLLPTMPWNSVMDRMMMEFHSHGITIQEIEKVLHRVPIHHRIIPAIKSAYALGCDLRIVSDANMFYIETILKHLGIKECFSEINSNPGYVNQEGRVRISPYHDFNKNSHCCTNPCPPNMCKGLIIDRIQNTVSEVDNKRFIYLGDGAGDYCPILRFRERDFVMPRKNFPVWDLICRDPSLVKAEIHGWSDGQEFEQVLMKLINKIMIEENAKFISSDCMLQSLSTSTPVFEFETLPKALSVRP; from the exons ATGTCTAATATTGTTATTGTTTTCGATTTTGACAAAACCATTATCGATTGTGATAGTGATAACTGGTTGATTGATGAATTAGGTTTCACTGATTTGTTCAATCACCTTCTTcccacaatgccttggaattcaGTCATG GATAGGATGATGATGGAGTTTCATTCACATGGTATTACTATTCAAGAGATTGAAAAAGTTCTTCATAGGGTTCCAATTCATCACAGAATAATACCTGCAATTAAATCAGCATATGCTTTAGGGTGTGATTTGAGGATTGTTAGTGATGCAAATATGTTTTACATTGAAACTATTTTGAAGCATTTGGGAATAAAGGAATGCTTCTCGGAGATTAACAGCAATCCAGGTTATGTTAACCAAGAAGGAAGGGTTAGGATTTCACCTTATCATGACTTCAACAAAAATTCACATTGTTGTACTAATCCCTGCCCTCCAAACATGTGCAAGGGTTTAATCATTGATAGAATTCAAAACACAGTTAGTGAAGTGGATAACAAGAGGTTCATCTACCTTGGTGATGGTGCTGGTGATTACTGTCCTATCTTGAGATTTCGAGAAAGAGACTTTGTGATGCCAAGGAAGAATTTTCCAGTTTGGGATTTGATATGCAGAGATCCATCTCTTGTTAAGGCAGAAATTCATGGTTGGAGTGATGGACAAGAGTTTGAACAAGTTTTGATGAAATTGATCAACAAAATTATGATTGAAGAAAATGCTAAATTCATTTCAAGTGATTGCATGCTACAATCTCTATCAACTTCAACTCCTGTCTTTGAATTTGAAACCTTGCCTAAAGCTCTCTCAGTTAGACCATAG